One Paraburkholderia aromaticivorans genomic region harbors:
- a CDS encoding FadR/GntR family transcriptional regulator has protein sequence MGDVEAKSPVRAAGAKALAAYLHDEIASGRMRDGVKLPAERQLSEQFGASRGAVRRVLQDLKDRGLITQTVGSGTFVLPGAAKALPAPEIVVDEISETQTSPAELMEARLLIEPLMPKLIARNATSSDFARMMECIERSEAAQTVEEFEHWDGELHRTFALATHNSFFLKVLELTNRVREQGEWGRLKRHSLTPERRKEYEAQHRAIVEALRDRDAEQAGQVLTGHLRQIQHNLFGM, from the coding sequence ATGGGCGATGTCGAGGCAAAGAGCCCTGTACGGGCAGCCGGCGCGAAAGCGCTGGCGGCATATCTTCACGATGAGATCGCATCGGGTCGCATGCGCGATGGAGTCAAACTTCCGGCTGAACGCCAGCTGAGTGAGCAGTTCGGTGCGTCGCGTGGCGCGGTCAGGCGCGTCTTGCAGGACCTTAAGGACCGAGGCCTGATTACGCAGACTGTGGGCAGCGGGACCTTTGTGCTTCCCGGCGCTGCGAAGGCATTGCCAGCGCCGGAAATTGTCGTTGACGAGATATCCGAGACACAGACCAGCCCGGCGGAACTGATGGAAGCGCGACTCCTTATCGAACCGTTGATGCCGAAGCTGATTGCGCGCAATGCCACGTCGTCCGACTTCGCGCGAATGATGGAGTGCATCGAGCGGTCAGAAGCGGCACAAACGGTCGAAGAATTCGAGCACTGGGATGGTGAGTTGCATCGCACGTTCGCGCTGGCGACGCACAACTCGTTTTTCCTGAAGGTGCTTGAGTTGACCAATCGTGTTCGCGAACAGGGCGAATGGGGCAGACTCAAGCGCCACTCACTCACGCCTGAGCGTCGGAAGGAATACGAAGCACAGCACAGGGCGATCGTTGAAGCACTGCGTGACCGCGATGCTGAGCAGGCTGGCCAGGTTTTGACCGGGCACCTGCGGCAGATTCAGCACAACC
- a CDS encoding fumarylacetoacetate hydrolase family protein: MKLANLHVDGAALVAVVDTDKSVFWPVSALVPEFNGDMVQLVQSFGKYKGDLRPLGEGRPLSEATVLAPIDQPRRNIFCVGKNYHEHAAEFQKSGFDSSAKDGEHAPEAPVIFTKTASTVIGPGVKIPRHTDVTSQLDYEAELGVVIGKAGRGIKKADAMEYVFGYTVINDFTARDLQKLHRQWFIGKSLDGFCPMGPYLVTADEVDGQNVDVKCWVNGELRQNSNTKQLIFDIPTLIETLSAGIELQPGDVIATGTPAGVGIGFNPPKFLQKGDVIRIEIENVGVLENEVGE; this comes from the coding sequence ATGAAACTTGCAAACCTCCACGTGGACGGCGCCGCCCTTGTAGCGGTAGTGGATACGGATAAATCGGTGTTCTGGCCCGTGTCCGCGCTGGTCCCGGAATTCAATGGAGACATGGTCCAATTGGTCCAGTCGTTCGGCAAATACAAGGGAGACCTCCGCCCGCTTGGCGAAGGACGCCCTTTGAGCGAAGCCACCGTGCTGGCGCCTATCGACCAGCCGCGTCGCAATATCTTCTGCGTGGGCAAGAACTATCACGAGCACGCAGCCGAATTCCAGAAATCCGGCTTTGATAGCAGCGCCAAGGACGGTGAACACGCACCGGAAGCGCCGGTTATCTTCACGAAGACCGCAAGCACGGTCATCGGCCCGGGCGTGAAGATTCCGCGCCATACCGACGTCACCAGTCAACTGGACTACGAAGCCGAACTCGGCGTGGTTATCGGCAAGGCCGGCCGTGGCATCAAGAAGGCCGACGCGATGGAATACGTCTTCGGCTACACGGTCATCAACGACTTTACGGCCCGCGACCTGCAGAAGCTCCACCGCCAATGGTTCATTGGCAAATCGCTGGATGGCTTCTGCCCGATGGGTCCATACCTCGTCACCGCTGACGAAGTCGATGGCCAGAATGTCGATGTGAAGTGCTGGGTCAACGGCGAACTGCGCCAGAACTCCAACACGAAACAACTGATTTTCGACATTCCGACGCTCATCGAAACGCTGTCGGCTGGCATCGAACTGCAACCCGGTGATGTGATTGCAACCGGCACCCCTGCTGGCGTCGGTATCGGCTTCAATCCGCCGAAATTCCTGCAAAAGGGCGACGTGATTCGCATCGAAATCGAGAACGTGGGTGTACTGGAAAATGAGGTGGGCGAATGA
- a CDS encoding alpha/beta fold hydrolase produces MTTTLVKNIAVEIDGDGQAVVCIHGLGGSSNNWTPVLSAFEGMKVVRPDLPGSARSALPSQPLSIDLYVETLAGVLGELGISKAHVVAHSMGTIVAQHLAIKHPDLVKSLALFGPLLAPPEQGRPGIQARAALSREKGIAGVQEIADAIVKGATSAETKAQRPVTLALVRESVMRQSPEGYAQSCEALAGAQSAEVEKIAVPTLLVTGDEDGVGQPAAVKSMGERIAGSKVTVLSGCGHWTTFEKPAECAEELKAFYKSTK; encoded by the coding sequence ATGACGACCACCCTGGTCAAGAACATCGCGGTAGAAATCGATGGCGATGGACAGGCTGTGGTCTGTATTCACGGCCTTGGCGGTTCATCGAACAACTGGACGCCTGTTCTTTCCGCGTTCGAAGGCATGAAAGTCGTCCGGCCTGACCTGCCTGGCAGCGCCCGTTCGGCGCTCCCTTCGCAACCTCTGTCCATTGACCTGTACGTCGAGACATTGGCGGGTGTGTTGGGTGAACTGGGCATCTCGAAGGCGCACGTCGTCGCACACTCGATGGGCACCATCGTCGCGCAGCATCTGGCCATCAAGCATCCCGACCTCGTGAAGAGTCTCGCTCTGTTTGGGCCGCTCCTCGCCCCGCCGGAGCAGGGACGCCCAGGCATTCAGGCTCGCGCCGCGCTCTCGCGGGAGAAAGGAATCGCGGGCGTGCAGGAAATTGCCGACGCCATCGTCAAGGGCGCGACGAGCGCCGAGACGAAGGCACAGCGGCCCGTCACGCTCGCACTGGTCCGGGAAAGCGTCATGCGTCAGTCGCCGGAGGGCTACGCGCAAAGCTGCGAAGCACTCGCCGGCGCTCAGTCGGCCGAGGTCGAGAAGATTGCCGTACCAACGCTGCTCGTGACGGGGGATGAAGACGGCGTCGGACAACCGGCGGCGGTGAAGTCAATGGGCGAGCGTATTGCCGGAAGCAAGGTGACGGTTCTGTCGGGCTGCGGCCACTGGACCACGTTCGAAAAGCCTGCCGAATGCGCCGAAGAGCTCAAGGCCTTTTACAAGTCAACGAAGTAA
- a CDS encoding metal-dependent hydrolase family protein: MNRTVFTNVNIFDGTGADPYIGEILVEDNRISRVAKNGETVNAADARTIDGRGRFIMPGMTEAHTHFSWNDQPSLSAIQFMPPEEHILWCVRVAKRYLEMGFTSALGAAAAKPRLDVVLRNAINAGEFPGPRYLAGSQEITTLGGLGDNTLPHLPFRELNFGEVVSGPEEVRRAARMFIKYGVDHLKINLSGEYIAGIPAEASPFSEEEIAMLAAEAKRAGKRVAAHARSSESVKQCVRHGLELVFHASFADEEALDMLEANKEKHFVAPGIGWLVSTLYHAEKWGISEEVATKMGYARELEVAAETLKKMHKRGIRILPGGDYGFAWMPHGTNSRDLEHFVKYIGMTPKEALLSATQLGGELMMEPDRIGKLAEGYYADIVLVDGNPLEDLKVLQDPAKISLVMKDGEIIKSCYDVKIPEGPIHVTGGNEPMRDEGVKKAMHAETH, encoded by the coding sequence ATGAACAGAACCGTATTTACCAACGTCAATATTTTCGACGGCACCGGCGCTGACCCGTATATCGGCGAGATTCTTGTTGAAGACAACCGGATTTCACGTGTAGCGAAGAACGGCGAAACCGTAAACGCAGCGGACGCCCGCACCATCGACGGTCGCGGCCGGTTCATCATGCCGGGGATGACCGAGGCACATACCCACTTTTCGTGGAATGACCAGCCGTCCCTGTCGGCCATTCAGTTCATGCCGCCGGAAGAGCACATTCTGTGGTGCGTCCGCGTGGCCAAGCGGTATCTGGAAATGGGTTTCACCTCTGCGCTCGGCGCGGCTGCCGCAAAGCCGCGTCTTGATGTGGTGTTGCGCAACGCTATCAACGCCGGCGAATTCCCTGGACCGCGCTATCTCGCGGGAAGCCAGGAAATCACGACGCTCGGCGGTCTCGGCGATAACACGCTTCCCCACCTGCCGTTCCGTGAGTTGAACTTCGGCGAAGTTGTCAGCGGGCCGGAAGAGGTACGGCGCGCAGCGCGCATGTTCATCAAGTACGGTGTCGACCATCTGAAAATCAATCTGTCGGGCGAATACATCGCAGGTATTCCGGCAGAAGCCTCTCCGTTCTCCGAGGAAGAAATCGCCATGCTGGCTGCCGAGGCGAAACGTGCCGGCAAGCGCGTCGCCGCGCACGCCCGTTCGAGTGAGTCAGTCAAGCAGTGCGTGCGTCACGGTCTGGAACTCGTGTTCCACGCAAGCTTCGCAGACGAAGAAGCGCTCGATATGCTCGAGGCGAACAAGGAGAAGCACTTTGTCGCTCCCGGTATTGGCTGGCTGGTCAGCACGCTCTATCACGCTGAGAAATGGGGTATCTCCGAAGAAGTTGCGACGAAGATGGGCTACGCACGCGAGCTTGAAGTCGCGGCCGAGACCCTCAAAAAGATGCACAAGCGCGGCATCCGCATTCTGCCAGGCGGCGACTATGGTTTTGCGTGGATGCCACACGGTACGAACTCCCGTGACCTTGAGCACTTCGTCAAATATATCGGCATGACGCCGAAGGAAGCGCTCCTGTCAGCGACGCAACTCGGTGGCGAACTGATGATGGAGCCGGACCGCATCGGCAAACTCGCCGAGGGGTATTACGCGGACATCGTTCTGGTCGACGGCAATCCGCTTGAAGACCTGAAGGTGCTGCAGGACCCGGCGAAGATATCCCTTGTCATGAAGGACGGCGAGATTATCAAGAGCTGCTACGACGTGAAGATTCCAGAAGGTCCCATTCACGTCACCGGTGGCAATGAGCCGATGAGAGATGAAGGCGTCAAGAAGGCAATGCACGCGGAGACTCACTGA
- a CDS encoding MBL fold metallo-hydrolase, which produces MRCNIWHVRGRDRDLMIDTGMGIVSLLDAARHLLKKDVTAVATHTHSDHVGGHHEFEHTLVHELEADNLRSPREPGTLLASVLGAEAIRRYREAGYPFDGDLITALPSADYSMSGYRVRAATVTEIVKEGNIVDLGNRHFEVLHLPGHSPGSIGLWEAASGTLFSGDAIYDGPLLDEIGGADIPTYVRTMKRLRELPVQVVHAGHDGSFGRERLVELVDAYLAKRT; this is translated from the coding sequence ATGCGCTGCAATATCTGGCATGTGCGCGGCCGCGACCGGGACCTGATGATCGACACAGGAATGGGTATCGTCAGTCTGCTGGATGCAGCCAGGCACCTGCTGAAGAAGGACGTCACGGCCGTTGCAACGCATACGCACTCGGATCATGTCGGCGGACATCATGAGTTCGAGCACACGCTGGTTCACGAGTTGGAGGCGGACAACCTGCGCTCGCCGCGTGAGCCAGGCACCCTTCTGGCGTCGGTATTAGGCGCCGAAGCAATTCGCCGGTATCGCGAAGCAGGGTATCCGTTCGACGGCGATCTGATCACGGCACTTCCCAGCGCTGATTACTCGATGTCCGGCTATCGCGTGCGTGCCGCAACGGTCACGGAAATCGTCAAGGAGGGGAACATCGTCGATCTCGGCAACCGGCATTTTGAAGTCCTGCATCTACCCGGCCACTCACCGGGCAGCATCGGCCTATGGGAAGCGGCATCCGGCACACTGTTCTCGGGCGATGCGATCTACGATGGCCCGCTGCTGGATGAGATAGGCGGTGCTGATATTCCGACCTATGTGCGCACGATGAAGCGCTTGCGTGAATTGCCCGTGCAAGTGGTCCACGCTGGACACGACGGGAGCTTCGGGCGGGAACGACTGGTCGAGTTGGTCGATGCTTATTTGGCTAAACGCACCTGA
- a CDS encoding peroxidase family protein, with protein sequence MRIHRYMRVGCSAFIIAAAALPARVFADNHGAPSAVHPITLLQSFRPIGGTGNNLANPNFNATPGSPELKLAPLNFAPGTVNGLIGGPNPRTISNAISGGTGAQGQNGQTTDPVASAWLYVWGQFVDHDLGLEAAPLTTDAINITIPANDPDVTAGTVISMTRAVRNPATNTIVNTVAGYLDLSQLYGSTQEMADGLRNADGTLKSSPDGHSLPIVAGVFESGDPRVMENPELTATTTLFMREHNRWVSQLKTQQPAWSGDQLYNMARAITTAEYENIVYSEYLPALIGPVLGPYKGYDSSQNAQISQEFSAAAFRVGHSQISDTQEGVDNAGVTTFSEGLSQAFFNSPQLDIANGTDPLLRSLSLDFAQATDVYVVATLRNLLAASLVGGGVDLIDLIAIDIQRERDLGVGSLNQVRIALGLAPYRSFDALTSDPALQTHLKTVYGTIDQVDLFIGGLAEAHAPNAVVGPTFQRIIGDQFSALRAGDRFFWLNLGFDPATTSMITNTTLADIILLNTDTTALPQHVFIQGSPVTPPSHQKSQTPVPRGMRPDAASAVNPAR encoded by the coding sequence TTGCGCATCCATCGATATATGCGGGTGGGGTGTTCGGCATTTATAATCGCCGCCGCTGCACTTCCAGCAAGGGTTTTCGCCGACAATCACGGCGCGCCCTCCGCAGTTCATCCGATTACGCTGCTGCAATCATTTCGACCAATTGGCGGCACTGGCAATAATCTCGCCAATCCCAACTTCAACGCCACGCCAGGCAGTCCGGAATTGAAACTGGCCCCGTTGAACTTCGCGCCTGGCACGGTCAACGGCCTGATAGGCGGCCCGAATCCCCGGACTATCTCGAACGCAATCTCGGGCGGCACTGGCGCTCAGGGACAAAATGGCCAGACCACCGATCCTGTTGCCTCCGCATGGCTTTATGTGTGGGGACAATTTGTCGATCACGATCTCGGTCTCGAAGCTGCGCCGCTCACGACCGACGCGATCAACATCACCATTCCTGCGAATGATCCGGACGTGACCGCCGGTACCGTCATTTCCATGACCCGCGCGGTCCGCAATCCGGCGACCAATACCATCGTCAACACCGTTGCAGGATATCTTGACCTGTCACAACTGTACGGCTCGACCCAGGAGATGGCCGATGGCTTGCGCAATGCGGACGGCACGTTGAAATCATCGCCCGACGGACACTCGCTTCCGATTGTCGCCGGGGTCTTTGAAAGTGGTGATCCGCGAGTGATGGAGAATCCCGAACTCACAGCGACCACGACGCTTTTCATGCGCGAGCACAATAGGTGGGTGAGTCAGCTGAAAACCCAACAGCCGGCCTGGTCAGGCGACCAGTTGTACAACATGGCGCGCGCCATCACCACCGCCGAGTACGAGAACATCGTGTATTCCGAATATTTACCTGCGCTGATCGGCCCCGTGCTCGGCCCGTACAAGGGGTATGACTCGTCCCAAAACGCGCAGATCTCCCAGGAATTTTCTGCTGCCGCGTTCCGCGTCGGTCATTCGCAGATCTCGGACACCCAGGAGGGCGTGGACAACGCTGGCGTCACCACCTTCAGTGAAGGGCTCAGTCAGGCGTTCTTCAATTCACCTCAACTCGACATTGCGAACGGGACCGATCCCCTCCTGCGCTCGCTGAGTCTGGATTTCGCGCAAGCAACGGACGTCTACGTGGTTGCGACGTTGCGCAATCTGCTGGCTGCCAGCCTCGTGGGCGGCGGCGTCGACCTGATCGATCTGATAGCAATCGACATCCAGCGCGAACGTGATCTGGGAGTTGGCAGCCTGAACCAGGTCCGCATCGCGTTAGGCCTCGCCCCTTATCGATCATTCGATGCATTGACCAGCGATCCTGCGCTGCAAACCCATTTAAAGACTGTCTATGGCACCATCGATCAAGTCGACCTTTTCATTGGCGGACTCGCGGAAGCGCATGCGCCCAACGCGGTTGTCGGGCCAACGTTTCAAAGAATCATCGGCGACCAGTTTTCCGCGTTGCGCGCTGGGGATCGTTTCTTCTGGCTCAACCTGGGTTTCGATCCTGCCACCACCAGCATGATTACGAACACGACGCTTGCCGACATCATCCTGCTTAACACGGACACAACCGCATTGCCGCAGCATGTCTTCATTCAGGGCTCGCCGGTAACACCGCCCTCGCACCAAAAGAGTCAGACACCCGTTCCTCGCGGGATGAGGCCCGATGCTGCGTCCGCTGTCAATCCGGCGCGTTGA
- a CDS encoding NADPH-dependent F420 reductase: MKIGILGAGFIGRAMATLAKQNGHEVMISNSRDPRTLISTAAALGCALGTAQEAARFGEVVVVAVPFSSIDALPAAALDGKIVIDTCNHYPERDGQIEALDSHATTTSQMLAAALPGTRVVKAFNAILARDLETDGSAPHTPKRRALPFAGDDESAKRVVSELLDQFGFDPVDAGALADSWRFERAKPVYCIPLERAGMLEGLAAAQRDVELPHGSWRH; this comes from the coding sequence ATGAAGATAGGCATTCTCGGCGCCGGCTTTATCGGCCGCGCGATGGCGACTTTGGCGAAGCAGAACGGTCACGAAGTCATGATCAGCAATTCCCGCGATCCGCGGACCCTGATCAGCACGGCTGCGGCGCTCGGCTGCGCGCTCGGCACGGCGCAGGAGGCGGCGAGGTTCGGCGAAGTCGTGGTGGTCGCCGTGCCGTTCAGCAGCATCGACGCGCTGCCGGCGGCGGCGCTCGACGGCAAGATCGTGATCGACACTTGCAATCATTATCCCGAGCGCGACGGCCAGATCGAGGCGCTCGACAGCCATGCCACGACCACCAGCCAGATGCTCGCCGCCGCCTTGCCTGGCACTCGCGTGGTAAAGGCCTTCAACGCGATTCTGGCGAGGGACCTCGAAACCGATGGCTCAGCGCCGCATACGCCGAAGCGCCGTGCGCTGCCGTTTGCCGGTGACGATGAATCGGCCAAACGCGTCGTGAGCGAACTGCTGGATCAGTTCGGTTTCGATCCCGTCGATGCTGGCGCGCTGGCGGACAGTTGGCGCTTCGAGCGCGCCAAGCCGGTGTATTGCATTCCGCTCGAACGCGCCGGCATGCTGGAAGGATTGGCCGCGGCACAGCGGGATGTGGAGTTGCCGCATGGGTCGTGGCGGCATTGA
- a CDS encoding LysR family transcriptional regulator: MDRLTSMAIFVKTADSGSFAAAALAFGISSQMAGKHVSTLEERVGARLLNRTTRRQSLTEIGQIFYERCKALLADAAAAESVAQELSASPRGRLRITAPVTFGACCLAPMITRYLKAHPEVRVELTLTDRFVDLIDEGYEAAIRLGALSDSSLIARPLMPYRLVACASPGYLAERGEPRTPQELTAHECLSFVYTSMPAATEWRFADAQGEHVVPIAGRFEANDVKALLAAALNGGGVILAPEVAVKDELAAARLMRLLSGYEATARPMHLVFPASRVTPKLRAFIDQVVAEFDPHNA; the protein is encoded by the coding sequence ATGGATCGACTGACCAGCATGGCGATCTTCGTCAAAACGGCCGACAGCGGCTCGTTCGCCGCGGCGGCGCTCGCATTCGGCATCTCGTCGCAGATGGCCGGCAAGCACGTGAGCACGCTCGAAGAGCGCGTCGGCGCAAGATTGCTCAACCGCACCACGCGCCGCCAGAGCCTCACCGAAATCGGCCAGATCTTCTACGAGCGCTGCAAGGCGCTGCTGGCCGACGCCGCGGCGGCCGAGTCGGTCGCTCAGGAACTGTCGGCGTCGCCGCGCGGACGGCTGCGCATTACCGCGCCCGTCACGTTCGGCGCCTGCTGTCTCGCGCCGATGATCACGCGCTATCTGAAAGCGCATCCCGAGGTGCGGGTCGAGTTGACGCTGACGGACCGCTTCGTCGATCTGATCGACGAGGGTTACGAGGCCGCGATTCGCCTCGGCGCGCTGTCGGATTCGTCTCTGATCGCGCGGCCGTTGATGCCTTACCGGTTGGTCGCGTGCGCGTCGCCGGGCTATCTTGCGGAACGCGGCGAACCGCGCACGCCGCAGGAACTGACGGCGCACGAGTGTCTGAGCTTCGTCTATACGAGCATGCCGGCCGCCACCGAATGGCGTTTCGCCGATGCGCAAGGCGAGCACGTGGTGCCGATTGCCGGCCGCTTCGAGGCCAATGACGTGAAGGCGCTGCTGGCCGCCGCGCTCAACGGCGGCGGCGTGATCCTCGCCCCCGAAGTGGCCGTGAAGGACGAACTCGCGGCGGCCCGCCTAATGCGCCTGCTGAGCGGCTACGAAGCGACCGCGCGGCCGATGCATCTGGTGTTTCCCGCCAGCCGCGTCACGCCGAAATTGCGTGCGTTCATCGACCAGGTCGTGGCTGAATTCGACCCGCACAACGCGTGA
- a CDS encoding DUF2760 domain-containing protein, giving the protein MTDSNPSFLGRISLAVGTFFRILGDGEFAAGVLRLRDGGVAASAAPTPAPAPAPAPAPQPAPVLKEASPDAALQLLGLLQRDARFIDFVEEDIKSYSDADIGAAARLVHDGCRATLREHFTIRPVRDEAEGSRVTLAEGFDAASIRLTGNVVGRAPFNGSISHRGWRVDEVRLPKLADSHNAKVIAPAEVEL; this is encoded by the coding sequence ATGACCGATTCGAACCCGTCCTTCCTCGGCAGGATTTCCCTGGCCGTGGGCACGTTCTTCCGCATTCTCGGCGATGGCGAATTCGCCGCCGGGGTCTTGCGTCTGCGCGATGGCGGCGTTGCCGCCAGCGCCGCGCCCACGCCGGCGCCCGCGCCCGCGCCCGCACCCGCACCGCAACCCGCGCCCGTGCTGAAGGAAGCAAGCCCCGACGCCGCGCTGCAACTGCTCGGTCTGCTGCAACGCGACGCGCGCTTCATCGATTTCGTCGAGGAAGACATCAAGAGCTATAGCGACGCCGATATCGGCGCGGCCGCGCGCCTCGTGCACGACGGTTGCCGCGCGACGCTGCGCGAGCACTTCACGATCCGCCCGGTACGCGACGAAGCCGAAGGCAGCCGCGTCACGCTGGCCGAAGGTTTCGACGCGGCCTCGATTCGCCTGACCGGCAATGTCGTCGGCCGCGCGCCGTTCAACGGCAGCATCAGCCATCGCGGCTGGCGCGTCGACGAAGTGCGTCTGCCGAAGCTCGCGGACAGCCACAACGCCAAGGTGATCGCACCGGCCGAGGTGGAGCTATGA
- a CDS encoding Hsp70 family protein, giving the protein MSDTRQSRYAIGIDLGTTHCALSYVDTSTSDGEKTSQGVLPIAQLTGPGAIDNLDLLPSFLYLPHPDELASGDLYLPWTGQREFAVGEFARSRGAATPIRLVSSAKSWLCHPGVDRRAAILPNDAPPEVARVSPLESSVRYLTHLREAWDHAHPDAPFGEQDITVTIPASFDPAARELTAEAAEAAGFGRMTLLEEPQAALYSWIQKSGGDWRKQVKIGDIILVVDVGGGTTDLSLIAVIEREGNLELHRVAVGEHILLGGDNMDLALAHVVARKLAAAGTQADAWQLRALTYACRAAKETLLSDPATDTVPLVVPSRGSKLIGGSIRTELTRAELTQTILEGFFPQVDSAARPVSRARAGLTQLGLPYAQDAGITRHLAAFLGRQVGALAELAGTSGIAAAENASFLHPTAVLFNGGVFKSPLLVERIMSTLNNWLAAESAAPARLLEGADLDLAVARGAAYYGYVRRGRGVRIRGGTARAYYIAIESAMPAVPGLEPPIQALCVAPFGMEEGTEAELPAQEFGLVVGEPVHFRFFGSSVRRQDQVGTLLDFWGPEELQELEEIQATLPASGRNAGEVVPVKLHARVTEAGTLELEAVPRGTDERWKVEFDVRGNANA; this is encoded by the coding sequence ATGAGCGACACACGCCAATCACGCTACGCCATCGGCATCGACCTCGGCACCACGCACTGCGCGCTGTCCTACGTGGACACCAGCACCAGCGACGGCGAAAAGACCTCGCAAGGCGTGCTGCCGATCGCGCAACTCACGGGCCCCGGCGCGATCGACAACCTCGATCTGCTGCCCTCGTTCCTCTATCTGCCGCATCCGGACGAACTCGCCTCGGGCGACCTTTATCTGCCGTGGACCGGTCAACGCGAATTCGCGGTCGGCGAGTTCGCCCGCAGTCGCGGCGCGGCCACGCCGATCCGCCTCGTGTCGAGCGCGAAGAGCTGGCTGTGCCATCCGGGCGTCGACCGGCGCGCGGCGATTCTACCCAACGACGCGCCGCCCGAAGTCGCGCGCGTCTCGCCGCTCGAAAGCTCGGTGCGTTATCTGACGCACTTGCGCGAAGCCTGGGACCACGCGCATCCCGACGCGCCGTTCGGCGAGCAGGACATTACGGTGACGATCCCCGCGTCGTTCGATCCGGCCGCGCGCGAGCTGACTGCCGAAGCCGCCGAGGCCGCGGGCTTCGGCCGCATGACCCTGCTCGAAGAACCGCAGGCCGCGCTGTATAGCTGGATCCAGAAGAGCGGCGGCGACTGGCGCAAGCAGGTCAAGATCGGCGACATCATCCTCGTGGTGGACGTGGGCGGCGGCACGACCGATCTCTCGCTGATCGCCGTGATCGAGCGCGAAGGCAATCTCGAACTGCATCGCGTCGCGGTCGGCGAACACATTCTGCTCGGCGGCGACAACATGGACCTCGCGCTCGCGCACGTGGTCGCGCGCAAGCTGGCCGCGGCAGGCACGCAGGCCGATGCGTGGCAACTGCGCGCCCTCACCTACGCGTGCCGCGCGGCCAAGGAAACGCTGCTCAGCGATCCGGCCACCGATACCGTGCCGCTCGTCGTGCCGAGCCGCGGCTCGAAGCTGATCGGCGGCTCGATCCGCACCGAGCTGACGCGCGCCGAATTGACCCAGACGATCCTCGAAGGCTTCTTCCCGCAGGTGGACAGCGCCGCGCGTCCGGTGAGCCGCGCGCGCGCCGGTCTGACGCAACTCGGCCTGCCGTATGCGCAGGACGCGGGCATCACGCGCCATCTGGCGGCGTTCCTCGGCCGTCAAGTGGGCGCGCTCGCTGAACTGGCGGGAACGAGCGGCATTGCGGCTGCGGAGAATGCGAGCTTCCTGCATCCCACGGCGGTGCTGTTCAACGGCGGCGTGTTCAAGTCGCCCCTGCTGGTCGAACGCATCATGAGCACGCTGAACAACTGGCTCGCCGCGGAAAGCGCGGCGCCGGCGCGGCTGCTCGAAGGCGCCGATCTCGACCTCGCCGTCGCGCGCGGCGCGGCCTATTACGGCTATGTGCGACGCGGCCGCGGCGTGCGGATTCGCGGCGGCACGGCGCGCGCGTACTACATCGCGATCGAATCGGCGATGCCCGCCGTGCCCGGTCTCGAACCGCCGATTCAGGCGCTGTGCGTCGCGCCGTTCGGCATGGAGGAAGGCACCGAGGCCGAACTGCCCGCGCAGGAATTCGGACTGGTGGTCGGCGAGCCGGTGCACTTCCGCTTCTTCGGGTCGTCGGTGCGCCGTCAGGATCAGGTCGGCACGCTACTCGACTTCTGGGGTCCCGAGGAATTGCAGGAGCTTGAAGAGATTCAGGCGACGCTGCCCGCCTCCGGCCGCAACGCCGGTGAAGTCGTGCCGGTGAAGCTGCATGCGCGCGTCACCGAAGCGGGCACGCTCGAACTCGAAGCCGTGCCGCGCGGCACCGATGAGCGCTGGAAGGTCGAGTTCGACGTGCGCGGCAACGCGAATGCATGA